ACTTTCTGGGAAAAGTTTTCAATTAGCAATAATCGCGCCTCGGATAAACCTCATTGGCTACGATACTGCCACTGCGCAAAGCTATATATACAAACTTTCTGATGccattttaaattgcttttctctgttttattattatatgAATCTATCATTATATATTTGGGGTATTGGGGTTACTTCCAGTTTTTAGCTCTTCTGAATCTAAATACCCTTCCTTTTTTTAGCAGCAATAGACGCTCTTTAGTCATCTCTCCCCCAGTTCGAACATCTACAGTCTCCAGCCCTCTAACCTCACCTACCAGTCCTTCTGCACTTTCCTTGAAGAGTGAGAAGGACTCCAGCTCAGCAAGTGAAGAAGAGCTGGCATCTGATTCAGCCCAGGGAGAAGACAACTCCGAAATTAAAGAAGAGCCCataaaagacaaggaaacagaggaggaggCGGAGACAAGCTCCTCTGAGGAAGAAGAGCCTCTGCTAGCCTGCAATGGCCCCACCCAGTCCCAGCCCTCACCCCTCACTGAGGATAGAGAGTCCCAGGAGGAAGTTTTCCTTTGCTCCCCAGCTCCACCACCAGGCAGAGCTCTGACCCCTTCAGAGCAGGCTTCATCTTCCTCAGCAGTAGTCCTCCGAACTCGTACCTCAAGCGAAGGATCTGAAGAGCCAAAGAAGAGAGTCTCTGTGCAGAGGGCTTCAGCACCACCTAATAGGCCTCCACCACCCAGAGCCACTCCCAGTCCCAGGGCCTCCTTAGGGAACATGCCCTCCAGCCCTCCAGCCTCACCCACCAGCCCTCGGGCCTCCTCAGAGGCCTCTCCTGACCcacagccaccagagaagccggGAAGAGCAAAGGAAAACACCAACAGTCTGAACCCAGAAGAGCTCTGCACGTCCCCTACTTTGATGATGTCTCAGGTGAGAACAGATCTGGCTGAGTCTTTATTCCCTTTTATAATCTCCATTTGGACCATTTTTGCTAGGCTCAGGTTACCCCACAGTAGATAGGATTTTACGTCATTATATTACAGTTTCAAGGATAGTCTTGGACACCTGGTATTTCTTTCACATCATCATAGCAACTAATTTAGTGATCTGTAATGCTAGGGTAATTGACTTCTGCAAAGGGCTTATCTCTAATATTAGTATAACCAGATTGTTACTAAttcttactttcttccttttgctcCAAGTTCTAGGAGTTCCCAATATAAAATATCTACAACTGACATCCTGATCATTACCTTTTTTAATGTGGGGTAGGGAGGAAGGTCTCATTTCACTTTGTCATACTTATAACTATGGTAAATAGACCCCAAGCAAAATGGCATCAGCAAATTTCCAAGGCATTGTCTTTGATGAGAGAGGCCTAGAAGGAGCTCATAGAGGACAGTAAAGCAAAAGGATGgtcttttgaaaagtgaaaattttgaTGAGAAAAGGATTGTGTTAAAATAGAGACATAGACCCTCTGAAAGATCTGGAAATCAAGTCATATTCTATTCAAATTACATGGAAAGTCTATCTTATAGTGGAGAGATTTGACTTGTTCTTCAAGACTCCTGAGGACAAAAAAATGCCCTATGTATaaagtagttttgttttttttttaaggtacacTTTGAATCAATGTAGAGGAACTTTCAGCGATTAGCTCTGTTAAAAAATGGCAtgggaaaaatcttttttttaatacagggAAAGGGGGCACCAGGGGTGTCCAAAAACCAAAGGATGAGCCACCTTGAAAAACAGTTCCGCTTCCTTGATGTTAGAAGCTTAAGCTATATGGTCACCTACCTGCCAGGTACACTGTGGAGAGTGTTATGGTGCAGCATCTGACTAGATGGCAtccagattcattcattcattccacaatcATTCATTAAACCcctctatgtgccagacacttttCTAGGAAGTGGGGTTATTAGAGTGAAGCCAAACAAAATTCTCTGCCTTCCTGCATCTTACCTTTTAGTGGAGgggaaagaaacaagaaacagaaTAAGTAAGTAAAATTACAGTTTAGTGTTAATAAGAGTTACAGAGAAAAATTAAGTAGGGGAAGGCACCAGGAGGGGGTGCTGAATTGCGGTTTTAAACAGTGGTCAGAAAAGGTGACACTTGGGCAGTGAAGGAGGCCAGGGCATGAACCATGTAGATATCTGGGAGTGTGAGATGTCTGGTACACCTCAGATCATAGCACCCTACTACTGAATATGCCTCCCTGAAGGTTGACCCGGCTATCTTGGGAGCTCCCTGCTGTCTGAGAGGAGCTAACATAGACAAAGGACACAAGGCTGTGATGCCTAGCAAGACAAGGAAGATAGAGACATGAGGACAATAAACTTATCGCAACTGACTCCCCTGAGGTACTAAAATCTGAGTCATCAAGGGTGttatatccttgcctgggaaggaTATTCACGTGACTCAATGTGAGATATTGAGATATTGAAAATCCTAACACATAGAACATAAAACTTGCCCTTGGCTGGTTTCCGGTCTGAGGTTGCTATTCTGTATGAGAGAGATATGTAGGACATGTGGATAGTGAATAAGCACAAGGTCAATGTGGGCTTTTGTATAGTGAAGAGTAGAGCCACTTTTCTGCACTGAAAAAAGCAACTCAACTGTATGGAAAATCCAAAATTAAATTTGACTTTGTAATGTATGATTTTAGTATAGAGGCAGCAATAGAATGACCTGTTTGGCTCAGGTGAATAAGTGTGCATTCTTGGAGTAGTTTTACTGAAGGGGAAATTCTGGGGGCCGTGATGCTGCTTGACTGTTTTGAGGAACAGGCTAATAACGCTATCTTCCTAGGGAAAGAGGTACAGGACACAACCTCCTCACATTTGAGATTTATATAATCTTTCCTTACTCCCAGCCTCTCCTGTGGCATTGCTTTAGTCAGTGGCTAAGGAGATATAGTTTTCTTGTGGAATTAAGCAATAGAGCATCTTAGATCCTGGCCTGTCAGTATCATCAGTCCTCTGAAGCTTGTGTCCCTATAAGATTTGTTCACCTCCCTCACAGATGCATCATAAATCATATGTTCTCTCAAGCAGAACTATGGACCTATCACATATAAAAGTGggtaaataaaaagataactgTGAGAAAATCTGTTCTTGCCCAGCATTTGAATCACCTGAGAGAACATGAAGATTTTGATAACTTCCTTGGAGGTAGCACTTACTTGGAGGtagtattgctgttgtttagtcactaagtcatgtctgattctttgcgaccccatgaactgcagcctgccaggcttctctgtccataggattctccaagcacgaatactggagtgggttgccatttcattctccaggggatcttcacaacccaaggatcgaacccgcgtcatctgccttgcaggcagatggaAGCCCAGAGTTAGTATTACCTTTGAGGTAATTCATGGCCTAGAATCAGCAGAGGGATTAAGAATAAGGAAATTTTCCTGAAAGGAGAAATCACAGGATTTCACGTGACTATCATACTGTTAGGTTTTACTTTAAAAGGATGACTTTTatagtatataaattaaatttcaatttttaaaaattcttttaaaacctTAGAGTGCCAAGTTCTTCCCCTGGCTTAGTAGTTCCATGCCTCAGGCTCCCATCTCAGAACCTAGaccttttcccaaagaagacatcatGCCACTTGGCTCTCCTAACTGCCATGGGTTAGGATCATCTAAGTGTGTGCATTCTTGAGGAGAATTAGTCTAAAAGTGGTAGCTAGTGGTTTTAAGACCTATATTTGTATCCTTACAGACCATCACATAAATACATCTATATAGATGCATGTCACACAAATTATGGAAACAGTTCTGGAATTCAAAGGTCTGGTTGCCTGTCCCAGCAAGTCATTTCAGCCTTTGAATCTTGTTTTCCTAATCCAAGAGAGGATGACATAAAGCGTTCCCTGAAGCTTTCAGGCTGCAGTGAAACAACTTTATATGTTTGCCCTTAGTATTACCTGTGACCCTTATAAAGTGTAAGGCACAAAAGACCTTTCTAAGCCGACAGGCTGGGAGGCTGAGCCACATCTCACCAATAGAACTCTTCTTTTTGTAGAACCAAAGTCTTCAGCTTCATGGCTCTGCAGTTCCAGAAGAGAGCAATGTCATAGCACCTGAGCCTGAAGAAGAGGTAAGGAGGCCAGATGCTCAGAGAACACGGGGGTGGTGAGACTGGGATTGGGGATGGACCAAGGCTTGGCTGCAGGCTGGAATCCTCACTGTGGGCTGTGAGGGGAACCCAGCAGTGAAAAGATTCCTTAGGGCAAAGTCAAGCAGGtaggagctggaagaatcaagagTACATGAGGCTTCCTTTGTGCCCATTTCGCAACTGGCCTTGGATCTCCTGATCCCTTCTCATAGTCGTCTCCTAAGAATGTATTTAGTTATGCCTAAACTTATTTCAAAAAGGAGTTAAGAGACACAAAACACATACAAAAGGTAAATACACACACGTACAAAATGTAGTAAAGTAACGCAGAATTCTGTACATTAGCAATAGTGACATAAGATGGAGCCATGAATTAGGCAAGTACAAAAATGCATTGTGTAAAATAGACTTACTAACAACAGACCACAAAATTGGTTCCAGATTTGCTAACATCCAAGAAGAAGAGGGAAAACCTGATCAGTTCACCCACTTTATGATGCCCCTTCCTTAACAGAACAACTCCTGCTACTAAGATGAAAAGAAAtctcttctgggacttccctggtggtccagtggttgaagatttgttttctattgctggggacatgggttcaatccctggtcagggaactaagatcccacatgctgaaggtagcctaagcccaagcaccacaaccaagacccaacacagctagaaataagtaattttttaaaaaagaaagaaatctcctCTGTGAATCCTCATAAAGAGATGGTGAATGAGATAGTGAACAGTCTCTGCAATAAGGCTTTACAATAATCCCAATAGCCAGTTTCACatcctcctcccccgccccataAAGGCCAGTGCGTTACACTAAATATATTCAGGAGAGGAAGATTGATTTTTTACTTCTCTTGAGTGGTTGGTGGGAGGGCAGGTCCACATCTAATGCAATCATGTTTACTTTCTAGGTGTCTACCGTTCAAAATGCGCAACTCTGAAGAGGAACTGCCAGGACTTC
The sequence above is drawn from the Dama dama isolate Ldn47 chromosome 3, ASM3311817v1, whole genome shotgun sequence genome and encodes:
- the BIN2 gene encoding bridging integrator 2 isoform X3, yielding MHESSKRVSETLQEIYSSKWDGHEELKAIVANNDLLWEDYEEKLADQALRTMENYVAQFSEIKERIAKRGRKLVDYDSARHHLEAVQNAKKKDEAKTAKAEEEFNKAQVVFEDLNQELLEELPVLYNSRIGCYVTIFQNISNLRDVFYREMSKLNHNLYEVMSKLEKQHSDKVFVVKGLSSSNRRSLVISPPVRTSTVSSPLTSPTSPSALSLKSEKDSSSASEEELASDSAQGEDNSEIKEEPIKDKETEEEAETSSSEEEEPLLACNGPTQSQPSPLTEDRESQEEVFLCSPAPPPGRALTPSEQASSSSAVVLRTRTSSEGSEEPKKRVSVQRASAPPNRPPPPRATPSPRASLGNMPSSPPASPTSPRASSEASPDPQPPEKPGRAKENTNSLNPEELCTSPTLMMSQNQSLQLHGSAVPEESNVIAPEPEEEVSTVQNAQL